Proteins from one Oscillatoria nigro-viridis PCC 7112 genomic window:
- a CDS encoding endonuclease/exonuclease/phosphatase family protein has protein sequence MKHIPKDIIKRCLKQAAKFLAYSYSAFIICYFLLKLIFWDRIGIIALISTFIPLIFFPTFLLPIIGLLIIKKRWFTIISAIACIILISWLHVKYFSPKPINITNSQPSIKVLSHNLSWYKTQSPTLFKLIDQQKPDIIFLQEIVKKHTQRVFTWLKADYPYQIGTPPVGIVSKYPIVSSEILHLADHPETQQRAIIKFNEQEVVIYNMQATGPWLKISKKLPFLKVPVYKYDKRSPEIQDLVQRVERETLPVIVAGDFNMTDETQDYDKVQKVMQDAFRKSGWGLGFTWPHGWELKFLVKRSNWRLNYPVFRIDYIWYSKHWGAKSSSVLEATESDHLPVAAELILLK, from the coding sequence ATGAAGCACATCCCAAAAGATATAATCAAGAGATGCTTAAAGCAAGCTGCAAAATTTCTTGCTTACAGTTACTCAGCATTTATTATTTGCTATTTCCTTCTCAAACTAATCTTTTGGGATAGAATAGGGATTATTGCCTTAATTAGCACTTTTATCCCCTTAATTTTCTTCCCTACTTTCCTGCTTCCCATCATCGGATTGTTAATTATCAAAAAAAGATGGTTCACTATTATTTCTGCGATCGCCTGCATTATCCTAATAAGTTGGCTGCACGTCAAATACTTTAGCCCAAAACCAATAAACATCACAAATTCGCAGCCCAGCATCAAAGTTTTATCTCATAACCTCAGTTGGTATAAAACTCAGTCACCTACTTTATTTAAACTGATTGACCAGCAAAAACCAGATATTATATTTTTACAAGAAATCGTTAAGAAACATACCCAAAGAGTTTTTACCTGGTTGAAAGCAGACTACCCCTATCAAATTGGCACTCCCCCTGTAGGAATTGTCAGTAAATATCCAATTGTATCTAGCGAAATACTGCACTTAGCAGACCATCCTGAAACGCAGCAGCGGGCAATTATTAAATTTAACGAACAAGAAGTAGTGATTTATAATATGCAAGCTACCGGGCCGTGGTTGAAGATATCTAAAAAATTGCCTTTTCTCAAAGTTCCAGTTTACAAATATGACAAACGATCGCCTGAAATTCAAGACTTAGTGCAGCGAGTTGAGCGAGAAACTCTGCCAGTAATCGTCGCAGGCGATTTTAATATGACAGACGAAACTCAAGACTATGACAAGGTGCAGAAAGTCATGCAAGATGCTTTCCGAAAATCGGGATGGGGGTTGGGTTTTACCTGGCCTCACGGTTGGGAACTTAAATTCTTGGTAAAAAGGTCGAATTGGAGATTAAATTATCCGGTTTTCCGGATTGATTATATTTGGTATTCAAAGCATTGGG
- a CDS encoding DNA phosphorothioation-associated protein 4, which produces MAANKIRIAKDKAELVKSLTLSDNNSAPFQTYADVIAFAASLGKQRKKRSPLGEISKREPGAIDVDIFISRGYDMAIKLIAIAETKNPQILSHLDEKLEAERLHIFEEYANGGLEILREELRGAADYTDRLLLVLISERDNQHRSNEEFDLSKFLF; this is translated from the coding sequence ATGGCTGCTAACAAAATTAGAATTGCTAAAGATAAAGCGGAGTTAGTCAAATCATTAACTTTATCGGATAACAACTCCGCGCCATTTCAGACTTACGCCGATGTCATCGCTTTCGCCGCATCCTTGGGAAAACAGCGAAAAAAACGATCGCCTTTGGGGGAAATTTCTAAACGAGAACCGGGTGCGATAGATGTTGATATTTTTATATCGAGGGGTTACGATATGGCAATTAAATTAATTGCGATCGCCGAAACTAAAAATCCTCAAATTCTCTCCCATCTAGACGAAAAATTGGAAGCAGAACGCTTGCACATTTTTGAAGAATATGCTAACGGCGGACTGGAAATTTTGCGAGAAGAGTTGCGGGGGGCGGCGGATTATACCGATCGCCTTTTGTTGGTTTTGATTTCTGAAAGAGACAACCAGCATCGGTCAAATGAAGAATTCGATTTAAGCAAGTTTTTATTTTAA
- a CDS encoding nucleoside triphosphate pyrophosphohydrolase, which yields MEKEYHKLVRDRIPEIICKSGNECEFVILSEAEYRQALLQKLIEEAGEAAQAHDEDLVAELADLYEVIDAVMASFGISGDRLLAEQMKRREARGGFAQKIMLLRTF from the coding sequence GTGGAAAAAGAGTATCATAAGTTGGTGCGCGATCGCATTCCTGAAATTATTTGCAAAAGCGGGAATGAATGCGAGTTTGTAATTTTGTCGGAGGCAGAATACCGTCAAGCTTTGCTGCAGAAATTGATTGAAGAAGCGGGGGAAGCGGCGCAGGCCCACGACGAAGATTTGGTGGCGGAATTGGCGGATTTGTATGAGGTAATAGATGCGGTGATGGCGAGTTTTGGCATTTCCGGCGATCGACTTTTGGCGGAACAAATGAAGAGGCGGGAAGCAAGAGGAGGTTTTGCACAAAAAATTATGTTGTTGCGGACATTCTGA
- a CDS encoding Uma2 family endonuclease — MTSNSAITQVLETDIWVKATWEEFLNFAESSAWEKGKFYYYQEHMRVEMSPVGPLHGRQNSIMACVVILFATLRNIRVVQFTNTSFRKAGIGEFQPDLAYYIGSALRVPPDDSNSTVDLTEYDPPNLVIEIGASSFNDDLGSKRLLYENAGISEYWVERANTREVFAFAISEGSSGRIQESRVLPGLEIRLVEEALNRSQTEDDGEINRWLIQTFTQG; from the coding sequence ATGACTTCTAATTCGGCAATTACGCAGGTTTTGGAAACGGATATTTGGGTGAAGGCGACGTGGGAAGAGTTTCTAAATTTTGCTGAGTCCTCAGCATGGGAAAAGGGCAAGTTTTATTACTATCAAGAACATATGAGGGTAGAAATGTCACCAGTAGGGCCATTGCACGGGCGTCAAAATTCAATTATGGCCTGTGTAGTTATTCTGTTTGCAACATTGAGAAATATCCGAGTAGTTCAGTTTACTAACACCAGTTTTCGCAAAGCAGGTATTGGGGAGTTTCAGCCGGATTTAGCTTACTACATTGGTTCAGCTTTGAGAGTGCCTCCTGATGACAGCAATTCAACTGTTGATTTGACTGAATACGATCCGCCTAATTTGGTAATAGAAATTGGTGCATCTTCTTTTAACGATGATTTAGGCAGTAAGCGGTTGCTTTACGAAAATGCAGGAATTAGTGAATATTGGGTTGAACGTGCAAACACGCGGGAGGTTTTTGCGTTTGCGATTAGTGAGGGAAGTAGCGGGAGAATTCAAGAGTCGCGGGTTTTGCCGGGGCTGGAAATCCGGTTAGTGGAGGAAGCTTTGAACCGGAGTCAAACAGAAGATGATGGGGAAATAAATCGCTGGTTGATTCAAACTTTTACTCAAGGTTGA
- a CDS encoding Uma2 family endonuclease, with translation MASNSAITQALETDIWVKATWEEFLNFAEDLAWEKGKFYYYQEHMRVEMSPVGPLHGSDNSIVSYAVILFATLRNIRVVQFANTSFRKAGIREFQPDLAYYIGSDLRVPPKDSNSPVNLDQYDAPNLVIEIGASSFNDDLGSKRLLYEDAGISEYWVDRANTQEVFAFAINGGGSGRIQESRVLPGLEIRLVEEALNRSQTQDDGEINRWLIQIFSQG, from the coding sequence ATGGCTTCTAATTCGGCAATTACGCAGGCTTTGGAAACGGATATTTGGGTGAAGGCGACGTGGGAAGAGTTTCTGAATTTTGCTGAGGATTTAGCATGGGAAAAGGGCAAGTTTTATTACTATCAAGAACATATGAGGGTAGAAATGTCACCAGTAGGGCCATTGCACGGTAGCGATAATTCGATTGTTTCCTATGCGGTTATTCTGTTTGCGACGTTGAGAAATATCCGAGTAGTTCAGTTTGCAAATACCAGTTTTCGCAAAGCAGGTATCCGCGAGTTTCAACCCGATCTAGCTTACTACATCGGTTCAGATTTGAGAGTGCCTCCTAAAGACAGCAATTCACCTGTTAATTTGGATCAATACGATGCGCCTAATTTGGTAATAGAAATTGGTGCATCTTCTTTTAATGATGATTTAGGCAGCAAGCGGTTGCTTTACGAAGACGCAGGAATTAGCGAATATTGGGTGGATCGTGCGAATACGCAGGAGGTTTTTGCGTTTGCGATTAATGGCGGAGGTAGCGGGAGAATTCAAGAGTCGCGGGTTTTACCTGGGCTAGAAATCCGGTTAGTTGAGGAAGCTTTGAATCGGAGTCAAACGCAAGATGATGGGGAAATTAATCGCTGGTTGATTCAAATTTTTAGTCAAGGTTGA